The following coding sequences lie in one Rhodohalobacter barkolensis genomic window:
- a CDS encoding SDR family NAD(P)-dependent oxidoreductase — MNRTVIVTGASNGIGRAVAKLFATNYYNVVIADLDAENGNSLQDELLSEGRQAQFIHCDVSDPKSIQNMVKETIKRYQRIDILINNAGISEFIRPDELSVEKWDQILNTNLRASFLLTREVVPHMKKNEKGSVVNIASTRALMSEKNSEAYAASKGGLLALTHSQAVSYSEDKITVNCISPGWIHTGDYDKLRDIDHEQHPSNRVGKPDDIARACLFLADAENDFINGENIVIDGGMTRKMIYEH, encoded by the coding sequence ATGAATCGTACAGTAATCGTAACAGGAGCATCGAATGGAATTGGTAGGGCCGTTGCCAAGCTTTTTGCAACGAATTACTATAATGTTGTGATCGCAGATCTGGATGCCGAAAATGGAAATTCATTACAGGATGAACTGCTTAGCGAGGGAAGGCAGGCACAGTTTATACATTGTGATGTATCCGATCCGAAATCGATCCAGAATATGGTAAAAGAGACAATTAAAAGATATCAGAGAATTGATATTTTGATCAACAATGCAGGAATTTCAGAGTTTATCCGCCCGGATGAATTGTCTGTAGAAAAATGGGATCAGATTTTGAATACCAATCTGAGGGCAAGCTTTCTTCTGACCCGTGAAGTAGTTCCGCATATGAAGAAAAACGAGAAAGGATCTGTTGTAAACATCGCCTCAACACGTGCATTGATGTCGGAAAAAAATTCAGAGGCGTATGCCGCATCAAAAGGAGGATTGCTGGCGCTGACACACTCTCAGGCTGTATCATATTCAGAAGATAAAATCACAGTAAACTGTATCAGTCCCGGATGGATTCATACCGGTGACTACGACAAACTTCGTGATATTGATCATGAACAACATCCATCCAATCGAGTTGGGAAACCGGATGATATTGCAAGGGCCTGCTTGTTTTTAGCCGATGCGGAAAATGATTTTATCAACGGGGAAAACATTGTGATTGATGGTGGAATGACGCGAAAAATGATCTACGAGCACTAG
- a CDS encoding 2-oxoacid:ferredoxin oxidoreductase subunit beta has product MQTDVKDKNEALTRKDFASDQNVRWCPGCGDYMILANMQKTFAQMDHAKEDFLSVSGIGCSSRITYYLDTYGIHSIHGRAIAVATGAKLANPELNVWVSTGDGDCMAIGGNHFIHACRRNIDLNIIIFNNKIYGMTKGQSSPTTPEGTKTKTAPEGNYENTFNIGEVAIGAGATFFARVPDKDPKLMEEVMMEAYRHKGTSVIEVLQNCVIFTDGIHEQITGKDTKDDNQLVLEHGKPMVFGKDQQYGLKLEGMKLKKAPYDENDPTFLKHDAHEPDSALQLALAKLELPDFPVSMGVIRKSDKPNFDKTVHDRIATVREHSSFESVSDLFNSGNTWDIE; this is encoded by the coding sequence ATGCAGACTGACGTAAAAGATAAGAACGAAGCATTGACCCGAAAGGATTTTGCGAGTGACCAGAATGTACGCTGGTGTCCGGGCTGCGGCGATTATATGATTTTGGCGAATATGCAGAAGACATTTGCTCAGATGGATCATGCCAAGGAGGACTTTCTGAGTGTATCCGGAATCGGCTGTTCATCACGAATAACCTACTATCTGGATACCTATGGAATACACTCTATTCATGGACGGGCTATAGCTGTTGCCACAGGCGCAAAACTGGCGAATCCGGAACTGAATGTATGGGTTTCTACAGGCGACGGTGACTGTATGGCTATTGGCGGTAATCATTTTATCCACGCCTGCCGCCGGAATATTGATCTCAACATTATCATCTTTAACAACAAGATTTACGGGATGACTAAAGGTCAATCCTCGCCAACTACTCCGGAGGGTACCAAGACCAAAACAGCACCTGAAGGAAACTATGAAAACACTTTCAATATCGGTGAAGTTGCCATAGGTGCAGGAGCTACATTTTTTGCTCGCGTGCCGGACAAAGATCCGAAATTGATGGAAGAGGTGATGATGGAGGCCTATCGGCATAAAGGAACGTCTGTGATTGAGGTGCTGCAAAACTGTGTGATCTTTACAGATGGTATCCATGAACAGATAACCGGAAAAGACACCAAAGACGATAACCAGCTGGTGTTGGAGCACGGAAAGCCGATGGTGTTCGGAAAAGATCAACAGTATGGTTTAAAACTGGAAGGAATGAAGCTAAAAAAAGCACCGTATGATGAAAATGATCCGACATTTTTGAAACATGATGCTCATGAACCGGATTCTGCTTTGCAGCTTGCACTTGCCAAACTGGAATTGCCAGACTTTCCTGTTTCGATGGGGGTAATCCGAAAATCAGATAAACCCAATTTTGATAAAACGGTTCATGACCGTATTGCAACCGTTCGGGAGCATTCATCATTTGAAAGCGTCAGCGATCTGTTCAACAGCGGAAATACATGGGATATTGAGTAA
- the ftsA gene encoding cell division protein FtsA yields the protein MEIENENERIVVGLDIGTTKVCAVVASIDEQDRIHILGVGKAPSEGLNRGVVVNIDKTVQAIKTAVEQAQLASGIEVNSVNVGIAGDHIRSIRSKGVITINNKDKEITVHDVERLLEDCQRIMLPPDQQILHVIPQEFVVDGQDGISDPVGMSGIRMEAEVHIITGLVSAAKNLYRCVERAGFEVADIILEPLASSYAVLDDEEKEAGVVLVDIGGGTTDLAVFQDNTIRHTAVIAIAGKKVTDDIRVGLSVLDDQAEKLKQQHGECFVDMIEEDESITIPGIAGRPPKEITKSILAKIIQARMEEILEIIAIEVKRSGYADSLSAGIVLSGGGALIKNICPLANEVLGIDAKIGKPLGLSGGLIEEVNSPMYATSVGLVLHAIKSGGPENQAIVPSSTKGSGVEKVMNSITQRMKSWFREL from the coding sequence ATGGAAATAGAAAATGAAAATGAACGAATCGTAGTAGGCCTCGACATTGGCACCACGAAAGTTTGTGCTGTGGTGGCCTCCATTGATGAACAGGATAGAATTCACATTCTGGGCGTTGGCAAGGCCCCCAGCGAAGGTTTGAACCGTGGTGTGGTTGTGAACATCGATAAGACGGTTCAGGCCATTAAAACCGCAGTTGAACAGGCTCAGCTCGCCTCCGGTATTGAGGTGAATTCCGTAAACGTAGGAATTGCGGGCGATCATATTCGCAGCATCAGAAGTAAGGGTGTGATCACCATCAACAATAAGGATAAAGAAATTACGGTGCATGACGTGGAGCGTCTGCTTGAAGACTGCCAGCGCATTATGCTGCCGCCAGATCAGCAGATACTGCATGTAATACCGCAGGAGTTTGTGGTGGATGGCCAGGATGGAATCAGCGATCCCGTGGGAATGAGCGGAATACGGATGGAGGCTGAGGTTCACATCATTACCGGATTGGTTTCGGCGGCAAAGAATCTATATCGATGCGTGGAGCGTGCAGGTTTTGAGGTGGCCGACATCATCCTTGAACCGCTTGCAAGTTCTTATGCTGTACTTGATGATGAAGAGAAAGAAGCCGGAGTTGTATTGGTCGATATCGGTGGCGGAACAACCGATCTGGCTGTATTTCAGGATAACACAATTCGCCATACAGCGGTTATCGCCATTGCAGGTAAAAAAGTTACGGACGACATCCGGGTTGGCCTTAGTGTTCTCGACGATCAGGCGGAAAAACTGAAGCAGCAGCACGGTGAGTGCTTTGTGGATATGATCGAGGAAGATGAGTCGATTACCATCCCCGGTATTGCGGGACGCCCGCCCAAAGAGATTACAAAAAGCATTCTGGCCAAAATTATACAGGCCCGAATGGAAGAGATTTTAGAGATCATCGCCATTGAGGTGAAACGAAGCGGTTATGCCGATTCACTGAGCGCCGGTATTGTACTTAGCGGCGGCGGAGCTCTGATTAAGAACATCTGCCCCCTAGCCAACGAGGTACTGGGGATTGATGCAAAAATCGGGAAACCATTGGGACTCTCCGGAGGCCTGATAGAGGAGGTTAACAGCCCGATGTACGCAACCAGCGTAGGCCTTGTGCTTCACGCTATAAAATCCGGAGGTCCGGAGAACCAGGCAATTGTGCCGTCATCCACAAAAGGTTCAGGTGTGGAGAAAGTGATGAACAGCATCACGCAGCGCATGAAGAGCTGGTTTAGAGAACTCTGA
- a CDS encoding 2-oxoacid:acceptor oxidoreductase subunit alpha: protein MANNVLTPTMQKVVVRFSGDSGDGMQLTGDMFSQASGQAGLDLTTIPDFPAEIRAPQGSVGGVSSFQIQFGGTEIYTPGDEVDVLVVMNPAALKANLRFLKLGGTIVADKDSFTSRNLKKADYEENPLEDKSLDEYKVIKAPATSLTKEALKDLGLENQAMTRSKNMFALGLVTYMFGRPLDTLIKFIEKKFSKKPVLVKANKLALEAGFNFALNTEIIGTSIIIPPAKMQKGTYRNIDGNTAIAWGFLAASENSGRKLSLCSYPITPASEILHELSARRDMGAIVFQAEDEIAAVCAAIGASFSGNLSITTTSGPGLSLKSEAIGLAVISEIPLVIVNVQRAGPSTGLPTKTEQSDLNQALYGRHGDAPLVVMAASSPDDCFNYSYEAARLAMEHSTPVILLSDTYLASGTSPWRIPENGDLPDIKIKDFEGSADEWLPYIRDPEFLTRYWKGPGDKGFEHRIGGLEKQVDTGNLTYEPENHEKMTKIREEKIAKIAKKLPRQSVVGAQSGKLLVIGWGSTHGAINTAVTEMLEEGEENIGFTHFNYINPLPENTEEVFSRFDQILVCELNNGQFANYLKTKFPKFNYRKYNKIQGQPFFTSEIKAEIINTLTN from the coding sequence ATGGCTAATAATGTATTGACACCAACCATGCAAAAAGTGGTTGTTCGATTTTCCGGAGATTCCGGTGATGGTATGCAGTTAACGGGTGATATGTTTTCCCAAGCATCAGGTCAGGCCGGGCTTGACTTGACTACCATTCCCGATTTTCCGGCCGAAATCAGAGCGCCTCAGGGAAGTGTGGGCGGTGTATCCAGTTTTCAGATTCAGTTCGGCGGAACGGAAATTTACACGCCGGGTGATGAAGTTGATGTACTTGTGGTTATGAATCCTGCTGCTTTAAAAGCGAATCTCCGATTTTTAAAGTTAGGCGGAACCATTGTTGCGGATAAGGATAGCTTCACATCAAGAAACCTTAAGAAAGCGGACTACGAAGAAAACCCACTGGAAGATAAATCTCTTGATGAGTATAAAGTTATTAAAGCACCTGCTACTTCCCTGACTAAAGAAGCTCTTAAAGATTTAGGACTGGAAAATCAGGCGATGACCCGAAGCAAGAATATGTTTGCACTGGGGCTTGTCACATACATGTTTGGCCGACCGCTGGATACTCTTATTAAGTTTATAGAGAAGAAGTTTAGTAAGAAGCCTGTTCTTGTCAAAGCGAATAAACTGGCTTTAGAGGCCGGGTTTAATTTTGCTCTGAACACTGAGATCATCGGTACATCAATCATTATTCCGCCTGCTAAAATGCAGAAAGGTACCTACCGGAATATTGATGGAAATACAGCCATTGCCTGGGGATTTTTAGCGGCATCAGAAAACAGTGGAAGAAAACTGTCTCTATGCTCATATCCGATTACTCCGGCTTCCGAAATTTTGCATGAACTTTCAGCCAGAAGAGACATGGGAGCCATTGTCTTCCAGGCTGAAGATGAAATTGCGGCGGTTTGTGCTGCAATTGGAGCATCATTCAGTGGCAATCTCTCGATCACAACAACATCCGGTCCCGGATTGTCACTCAAGTCAGAAGCGATCGGTTTAGCCGTGATCTCAGAAATTCCACTGGTAATTGTAAATGTTCAGCGTGCGGGTCCGTCTACCGGTTTACCGACCAAGACTGAGCAGAGTGATCTGAACCAGGCTCTTTACGGACGCCATGGTGACGCTCCGCTTGTAGTAATGGCTGCCAGTTCTCCGGATGACTGTTTCAACTACAGCTATGAAGCTGCCAGACTAGCCATGGAACACTCAACACCGGTCATTCTTCTGTCTGATACGTATCTGGCTAGTGGTACAAGTCCGTGGAGGATACCTGAAAATGGAGATCTGCCGGATATTAAAATAAAAGATTTTGAGGGAAGCGCCGATGAGTGGCTGCCCTACATACGAGATCCCGAATTTCTGACCCGCTATTGGAAAGGTCCGGGTGATAAAGGTTTTGAGCACCGCATTGGTGGTTTGGAGAAACAGGTTGATACCGGAAATCTGACTTACGAGCCCGAGAATCACGAAAAAATGACCAAAATTCGTGAAGAGAAAATTGCAAAGATTGCCAAAAAACTTCCGCGTCAAAGTGTGGTTGGTGCACAATCAGGGAAATTACTGGTTATAGGCTGGGGCAGTACACACGGTGCAATTAATACGGCTGTAACAGAAATGTTGGAAGAGGGTGAAGAGAATATTGGGTTTACACATTTCAATTATATCAACCCGTTGCCCGAGAACACAGAAGAGGTATTTAGCCGATTCGATCAGATTCTGGTGTGTGAATTAAACAACGGACAATTTGCGAATTATCTGAAAACCAAGTTTCCGAAGTTTAACTACAGGAAGTACAACAAGATTCAGGGGCAGCCATTTTTTACCTCCGAAATCAAAGCCGAAATCATTAACACATTAACGAATTAG
- the murC gene encoding UDP-N-acetylmuramate--L-alanine ligase: MSNKIQTQPVFGRTKQIHMVGIGGIGMSGIAEILLLRGYKVTGSDSSLSDTTERLEELGATIFKGHSASNIEGADVVVYTSAVKAEENEETKAALTAQIPVIKRSEMLAELMRMKYGIGIAGTHGKTTTTTLAGHVVQDGNFDPTIIVGGRVHSFDKTNAVVGKGDIVIVEADEFDRTFLRLSPSLAVITNIEAEHLDIYEDLEDVKDAFIEFANKVPFYGAVIVCLDDQNVRSILPDIERRTITYGFTPQAEIRAVNVGQKGFRSAFTVLHQEEPLGEIALMAPGDHNIKNALAAVAIGLELGMEFEDIKKGLERFKGVFRRFQPKMDDKNILVIDDYAHHPTEVQATIKAARRGWEDRRIVAVFQPHLYSRTQEMHQEFGLSFFDAEVLVVTDVYPSREKPIEGVTGKLIADAAKTYGHRDVHYVRDKRDLPTRLTSIVEDGDIVITMGAGDIYKFGEQFTELIKQK; encoded by the coding sequence ATGAGTAACAAGATTCAAACACAACCCGTATTTGGCCGAACCAAACAGATCCACATGGTTGGAATTGGTGGGATCGGTATGAGCGGCATAGCAGAGATTCTGCTGCTGAGGGGATACAAAGTTACCGGTTCCGACAGTAGCCTTAGTGACACCACTGAAAGACTTGAAGAGCTGGGTGCAACCATTTTTAAAGGTCATAGTGCATCCAATATTGAAGGTGCAGATGTTGTGGTTTACACCAGTGCCGTTAAAGCTGAAGAGAACGAAGAGACGAAAGCTGCATTAACGGCTCAAATTCCGGTTATCAAGCGATCTGAAATGCTTGCCGAACTGATGAGAATGAAGTATGGGATCGGCATAGCAGGCACACACGGTAAAACAACCACTACTACCCTGGCGGGTCACGTGGTTCAAGATGGTAATTTTGATCCCACAATTATCGTGGGCGGGCGTGTACACAGTTTCGACAAAACCAACGCAGTTGTTGGCAAAGGAGACATTGTCATTGTGGAAGCGGATGAGTTTGACCGAACGTTCCTGCGCCTATCCCCTTCATTGGCCGTTATTACGAATATTGAAGCAGAACATCTGGATATCTACGAAGATCTGGAAGATGTTAAAGATGCGTTCATCGAATTTGCCAACAAAGTTCCTTTTTACGGAGCTGTGATTGTCTGTCTGGATGATCAGAATGTGAGAAGTATTCTCCCGGATATTGAAAGAAGAACCATCACTTATGGTTTCACGCCTCAGGCAGAAATACGGGCTGTTAATGTTGGACAGAAGGGTTTCAGAAGTGCATTTACAGTACTTCACCAGGAAGAACCACTTGGAGAAATTGCGTTGATGGCCCCCGGCGATCATAACATCAAAAATGCGCTGGCTGCAGTAGCCATTGGCTTAGAGCTTGGAATGGAGTTTGAAGACATCAAAAAAGGTCTGGAACGATTTAAAGGTGTCTTTCGCCGGTTCCAGCCTAAGATGGACGACAAAAATATTTTAGTGATTGACGACTATGCCCATCACCCTACCGAAGTGCAGGCAACCATAAAAGCGGCTCGACGTGGTTGGGAAGACAGACGGATTGTTGCTGTATTCCAACCACATCTCTACTCCCGGACACAGGAGATGCACCAGGAGTTTGGGCTCTCATTCTTTGATGCTGAGGTATTGGTTGTTACAGACGTCTACCCATCCAGGGAAAAACCGATTGAAGGTGTAACCGGCAAACTAATTGCAGACGCTGCCAAAACCTACGGACACCGTGATGTGCACTATGTTAGAGATAAACGCGATCTCCCCACTCGACTGACAAGTATTGTGGAAGACGGTGATATCGTGATAACCATGGGTGCCGGAGATATTTACAAATTTGGCGAGCAGTTTACTGAATTGATTAAACAGAAATAA
- a CDS encoding 4Fe-4S binding protein has product MALFITDTCINCGACEPECPNQAIYEPGAEWTMAEGTNLSGSVTLQNGNEVDADEMQEPLSDEFYFIVTDKCTECKGFHDEEQCVAFCPVPDCIITHPEHEESEDVLLERQSFLHG; this is encoded by the coding sequence ATGGCTCTTTTTATAACTGACACTTGTATCAACTGCGGAGCGTGTGAACCGGAGTGCCCTAACCAGGCCATTTACGAACCCGGAGCAGAATGGACCATGGCAGAAGGAACAAACCTTTCCGGATCGGTAACCCTTCAAAACGGAAATGAAGTTGACGCAGATGAAATGCAGGAACCGCTTTCAGACGAGTTCTACTTTATTGTTACGGATAAATGTACAGAGTGTAAAGGTTTTCATGATGAAGAGCAGTGTGTTGCTTTTTGCCCGGTACCCGACTGCATTATAACTCACCCCGAGCACGAAGAGAGTGAAGATGTGCTTCTGGAAAGACAATCATTCCTACACGGATAA
- a CDS encoding dihydroorotate dehydrogenase-like protein, translating to MNLETKYLGLTLKNPLVPSASPLTSELDTAKKLEDAGASALVMYSLFEEQITRENEALDHFLTTSGESYAEALSYFPEPDEYHNLHAEDYLEQIQNLKKTVDIPVIASLNGVSKGGWMAYASKMEEAGADAIELNIYYIAADPSQTSEKVEQMYIDDLKAVKEAVSIPVSVKLSPYFSAFANMATRLESAGADGLVLFNRFYQPDIDLEAMDVNPNLNLSSTFEKRLPLRWIAMLRPHIKGSLAATTGIHTAHDVIKMILAGADVTMMASALLYGGPDALKFMLSEMKVWMEEKEYQSLEEMKGAMSSASVADPSAFERANYIKILQGFRLEDLK from the coding sequence ATGAATTTAGAGACTAAATATCTTGGACTGACCCTTAAGAATCCACTGGTTCCATCAGCCTCACCATTGACGAGTGAATTGGATACCGCAAAAAAACTTGAAGACGCCGGGGCTTCTGCACTTGTGATGTACTCATTGTTTGAGGAGCAGATCACCCGCGAAAATGAAGCGTTGGATCATTTTTTGACAACCTCGGGTGAAAGCTATGCTGAGGCGCTCAGCTACTTTCCTGAACCGGATGAGTACCACAATCTCCATGCGGAAGATTATCTGGAGCAGATTCAAAATCTCAAGAAAACGGTTGATATTCCTGTAATCGCCAGCCTGAACGGTGTATCAAAAGGGGGGTGGATGGCATACGCAAGTAAAATGGAGGAGGCCGGTGCCGATGCCATTGAGTTAAATATCTACTATATCGCGGCAGACCCGAGTCAGACATCGGAAAAAGTTGAGCAGATGTATATCGACGATCTGAAAGCAGTGAAAGAAGCAGTTTCCATTCCCGTATCTGTGAAATTGAGTCCTTACTTCAGCGCATTTGCGAATATGGCTACACGATTGGAGAGTGCAGGAGCTGATGGATTGGTACTTTTCAACAGATTCTACCAGCCGGATATTGATCTGGAGGCAATGGACGTGAATCCGAATCTGAATTTAAGCAGCACATTTGAGAAACGCCTTCCACTGCGTTGGATTGCCATGTTGAGACCGCATATAAAAGGCAGTTTGGCGGCTACTACCGGAATTCATACCGCACACGATGTGATTAAGATGATTCTGGCGGGAGCCGATGTGACTATGATGGCTTCGGCGCTGCTTTATGGAGGACCCGATGCACTGAAATTCATGCTAAGTGAGATGAAAGTTTGGATGGAAGAGAAGGAGTATCAGTCTCTGGAAGAGATGAAAGGTGCTATGAGTTCTGCATCGGTTGCCGATCCCAGTGCGTTTGAACGAGCTAATTACATTAAGATTCTTCAGGGTTTCAGGTTAGAAGATCTCAAGTAA
- a CDS encoding cell division protein FtsQ/DivIB, translating to MSKKKSHSKSKSNGTKRPVTLIAGVFFIVGLAVLGGYYFEQNTRITDVDFSGHRFTSSEELQATIAEISPVGMLADSVDFGMLMNSIHSLPYVENVNVTMGFRGKLQFNVTERKPLALLIDGSKRNYVAEGGIRLPIIPEKTEDVPLVYGFAAEPLSDTLKTEAFQQVEDFLTAARENRFGWITISEVAWNEREGVVALTAENGVKLLFGHSDFETGLKHWQAFYGEVISTKGIGAFRQIDLRFRNQVVTKEL from the coding sequence TTGAGCAAGAAAAAATCACATAGCAAAAGTAAAAGCAACGGGACAAAGCGACCTGTTACACTCATTGCAGGAGTCTTCTTTATTGTTGGACTGGCTGTTCTGGGCGGGTACTACTTTGAGCAAAACACCCGGATTACCGATGTGGATTTTTCCGGACATCGTTTTACCTCTTCTGAGGAGCTACAGGCTACTATTGCTGAGATTTCACCTGTAGGTATGCTGGCAGACAGTGTGGATTTCGGAATGTTGATGAACTCGATCCATTCACTGCCTTATGTGGAAAATGTAAATGTAACCATGGGTTTTCGCGGCAAACTGCAATTCAATGTAACGGAACGAAAACCTTTGGCACTCTTGATTGACGGCAGTAAAAGAAATTATGTAGCTGAAGGCGGAATCAGGCTGCCGATCATACCTGAAAAGACTGAAGATGTACCCCTGGTTTATGGATTTGCGGCAGAACCGCTCAGCGACACGCTGAAAACGGAAGCATTCCAACAGGTTGAAGATTTTTTAACCGCGGCGCGAGAAAATCGCTTTGGATGGATTACGATCAGCGAAGTGGCGTGGAACGAACGTGAAGGAGTCGTTGCCCTCACGGCAGAAAACGGAGTAAAACTGCTGTTTGGTCATTCAGATTTTGAAACAGGACTCAAACACTGGCAGGCATTTTATGGTGAAGTAATCTCGACGAAGGGAATTGGAGCATTTCGCCAAATCGATCTCCGGTTTAGAAACCAGGTGGTCACCAAAGAACTGTAA
- the ftsZ gene encoding cell division protein FtsZ: MEYNNTRFSFDEKGQDNAKIKVIGVGGGGGNAINNMIRKGLDSVEYIALNTDAQALKNNSADVAIQVGSNLTSGLGAGARPEIGREAVEENRHEIDEAVDSADMIFITAGMGGGTGTGGAPVVAGIAKRKGILTVGVVTTPFLVEGKVRMKYALEGITELKKNCDTVIVIPNERLLDISDENTSLMEAFEQANHVLYNATRGISDLILMPGLINLDFADVRTTMIDGGAAIMGSATASGPDRAEIAAREAINSPLLDGVSIRGARNVLVNISAGANLGMRETTTATSIIQQEAGEDAEIILGTVLDDAFEDELRVTVIATGFELSEDKTKARVAPNKKSEPILKTKSTNLPKASDIAQRHNSTLDGTYYKGEKNLKNLDTPAIHRREVKHMRSQEEVQADDDMQHRESIERKKASNDNNSVSNRDERIDKRDTEQPAFLRKIMD; this comes from the coding sequence ATGGAATATAATAACACGCGCTTTAGCTTCGACGAGAAAGGTCAGGATAATGCGAAAATTAAAGTCATCGGAGTCGGTGGCGGAGGCGGAAACGCCATCAACAATATGATCCGCAAAGGATTGGACAGCGTTGAATATATCGCACTAAACACTGACGCACAGGCACTGAAAAATAACTCGGCCGATGTGGCCATCCAGGTTGGATCGAATCTTACATCCGGACTTGGAGCAGGTGCACGACCCGAAATTGGACGGGAAGCGGTTGAAGAGAACCGACATGAAATTGATGAAGCGGTCGATTCGGCCGATATGATCTTTATCACTGCCGGAATGGGCGGTGGTACAGGAACAGGTGGTGCACCGGTTGTTGCCGGCATTGCCAAACGAAAAGGAATTCTTACCGTTGGTGTGGTAACTACGCCATTCCTGGTGGAAGGAAAAGTTCGAATGAAATATGCCCTTGAAGGTATTACCGAACTGAAAAAAAATTGTGATACCGTAATCGTAATTCCAAACGAGCGGCTTCTCGATATCTCTGATGAGAATACATCTCTGATGGAAGCCTTCGAACAGGCCAATCACGTTCTCTACAATGCAACCCGCGGAATATCGGATCTTATCTTGATGCCGGGTCTGATTAACCTTGACTTTGCAGACGTTCGCACAACAATGATCGACGGTGGAGCCGCAATTATGGGTTCTGCTACAGCCAGCGGCCCCGACAGAGCTGAAATTGCCGCACGCGAAGCGATCAACTCTCCCCTGCTTGATGGAGTGAGCATTCGCGGTGCACGTAACGTACTGGTGAATATTTCTGCAGGTGCTAACCTGGGAATGCGTGAAACCACAACGGCAACCAGCATAATTCAGCAGGAGGCCGGTGAGGATGCGGAAATCATATTGGGTACAGTACTCGACGATGCTTTCGAAGATGAGCTGCGGGTAACAGTTATCGCAACAGGATTTGAACTGAGCGAAGACAAAACAAAAGCTCGCGTTGCACCCAATAAGAAGAGCGAACCGATTCTTAAAACGAAAAGCACAAATCTACCGAAAGCAAGCGACATTGCTCAGCGACACAACAGTACGCTGGACGGTACTTACTATAAAGGTGAAAAGAACCTCAAAAACCTTGATACCCCGGCCATTCACCGGCGAGAGGTTAAGCACATGCGCTCTCAGGAAGAGGTGCAGGCAGACGACGATATGCAGCACCGTGAATCGATTGAACGTAAAAAAGCTAGCAACGATAATAACAGCGTGTCAAATCGGGATGAGCGTATTGATAAGCGTGATACCGAACAGCCCGCATTCTTACGAAAAATCATGGATTAA